A window of the Rhizobium brockwellii genome harbors these coding sequences:
- a CDS encoding D-alanyl-D-alanine carboxypeptidase family protein has protein sequence MSTRHFRLFAALRPLSFVSAATAVFLGSVSLAQANPHILVDVQTGRVLEHEEAFRKWYPASLTKLMTVYTVFDAIRAGQISLDTPIVMSKRAAAQPAAKMYFKPGQKLTLDSALKILMVKSANDIAVAVAEAIGGTQEGFVTRMNGEALKLGMTDSHFVNPNGLPGKGQYTTARDLAVLTVALRRDFPQYAGYFSLEGFTTGQQNVPSLNMLIGRFAGADGMKTGFICASGFNQIGSATRNGRTLVSVVLGTDSLAARADATANLLQKGFTTQPASNDTLGSLRPYGVGQDQVTDISADICSAKGAKVRSETRDEVGRMRVQSPYIQPMDHDPQFVFAGLIPGQDPQPAAQPEKMARGDTAGAIANVPVPMPRPTSF, from the coding sequence GTGTCGACGCGCCACTTCCGTTTGTTTGCTGCCTTGCGGCCGCTTTCTTTCGTATCAGCGGCGACTGCCGTTTTTCTGGGCTCCGTTTCGCTCGCCCAGGCCAATCCGCATATTCTCGTCGATGTGCAGACCGGCCGCGTGCTGGAGCATGAAGAAGCCTTCCGCAAATGGTATCCGGCCTCGCTCACCAAGCTGATGACCGTCTATACCGTGTTCGACGCGATCCGCGCCGGCCAGATCAGCCTCGATACGCCCATCGTCATGAGCAAGCGCGCCGCCGCGCAGCCGGCTGCCAAGATGTATTTCAAGCCGGGCCAGAAGCTGACGCTCGACAGCGCGCTGAAGATCCTGATGGTGAAATCGGCCAACGACATCGCGGTCGCGGTCGCCGAAGCCATCGGCGGCACGCAGGAAGGCTTCGTGACGCGAATGAACGGCGAGGCGCTGAAGCTCGGCATGACGGATTCGCATTTCGTCAATCCGAACGGCCTGCCCGGCAAGGGGCAGTATACGACGGCGCGTGACCTTGCGGTGCTGACGGTGGCGTTGCGCCGCGATTTTCCGCAATATGCCGGTTATTTCTCGCTGGAGGGCTTCACCACCGGCCAGCAGAACGTGCCAAGCCTCAACATGCTGATCGGCCGCTTCGCCGGCGCCGACGGCATGAAGACCGGCTTCATCTGCGCCTCGGGCTTCAACCAGATCGGCTCGGCGACGCGCAACGGCCGCACGCTGGTCTCCGTCGTGCTCGGCACCGACAGCCTTGCAGCGCGCGCCGATGCGACAGCGAACCTTTTGCAGAAGGGTTTCACCACCCAGCCTGCCAGCAACGACACGCTGGGTTCGCTGAGACCTTACGGGGTGGGACAGGACCAGGTGACCGACATCAGCGCCGATATCTGCAGCGCCAAGGGCGCCAAAGTGCGCAGCGAAACGCGCGATGAGGTCGGCCGCATGAGGGTGCAGTCACCCTACATTCAGCCGATGGACCACGATCCGCAATTCGTCTTTGCCGGCCTCATTCCTGGCCAGGACCCGCAGCCGGCTGCGCAGCCGGAAAAAATGGCGCGCGGCGATACCGCGGGAGCGATCGCCAACGTGCCGGTGCCGATGCCGCGCCCGACATCCTTTTAA
- a CDS encoding CobW family GTP-binding protein, which produces MSALNDRIPVTILTGFLGAGKSTLLNRILKDPVMKDAAVIINEFGDVGIDHLLVESSGDSIIELSDGCLCCTVRGELVDTLANLMDAVQTGRVKPVKRVVIETTGLADPSPVMQAIMGNPVIATNFELDGVVTVVDAVNGLQTLDNHEEARKQAAVADRLIVSKKAMAETTDGLEKRLRALNPRATMMDADSAEAGSAAVLVNGLYDPATKIADVGRWLQDEDAHEAHHNHDHGRNGHHDHHHDGDHHGHHHHDHQGHAHQDPHDVNRHDASIRSFSIVEEKPIDPMALEMFIDLLRSAHGEKLLRMKAIVSVSDRPDRPLVLHGVQSIFHPPVRLPAWPGKDRRTRMVLITRDLPEAFVKDLFDAFLGKPRIDMPDRAALSDNPLAIPGLRI; this is translated from the coding sequence ATGAGCGCGCTCAACGACAGGATTCCGGTCACCATCCTGACCGGCTTTCTCGGCGCCGGCAAATCGACGCTGCTCAACCGCATCCTCAAAGATCCTGTCATGAAGGATGCGGCCGTCATCATCAACGAATTCGGCGATGTCGGCATCGACCACCTCCTGGTCGAAAGTTCCGGCGATTCGATCATCGAGCTTTCCGATGGCTGCCTCTGCTGCACGGTGCGCGGCGAACTGGTGGATACGCTGGCGAACCTTATGGACGCAGTGCAGACCGGCCGCGTCAAGCCGGTCAAGCGCGTGGTCATCGAGACGACGGGCCTTGCCGATCCTTCGCCGGTCATGCAGGCGATCATGGGCAATCCCGTCATCGCCACGAATTTCGAGCTCGACGGCGTCGTCACCGTCGTCGACGCGGTGAATGGGCTGCAGACGCTCGACAATCACGAGGAAGCGCGCAAGCAGGCGGCGGTCGCCGACCGGCTGATCGTCTCGAAAAAGGCGATGGCCGAGACAACGGACGGGCTGGAAAAGCGCCTACGGGCGCTCAATCCGCGCGCGACGATGATGGATGCCGACAGCGCCGAGGCGGGTAGTGCCGCGGTGCTGGTCAACGGGCTCTACGATCCGGCGACGAAGATTGCCGATGTCGGCCGCTGGCTGCAGGACGAGGATGCGCACGAGGCGCATCACAATCACGACCACGGTCGTAATGGGCATCACGATCATCATCATGATGGCGATCACCACGGTCACCACCATCATGATCATCAAGGTCATGCGCACCAGGACCCACATGACGTCAATCGTCACGATGCCTCGATCCGCTCTTTCTCGATCGTCGAGGAAAAGCCGATTGATCCGATGGCGCTCGAGATGTTCATCGATCTCCTGCGCTCTGCCCATGGCGAGAAGCTGCTGAGGATGAAGGCGATCGTGTCCGTTTCCGACCGCCCGGACCGGCCGCTGGTGCTGCATGGCGTGCAGAGCATCTTCCATCCGCCGGTGCGGCTTCCCGCCTGGCCGGGGAAAGACCGGCGCACGCGCATGGTGCTGATCACCCGAGATCTGCCGGAAGCCTTCGTGAAGGATCTGTTCGACGCCTTCCTCGGCAAGCCGCGCATCGACATGCCCGATCGTGCGGCGCTCTCCGACAATCCGCTCGCGATCCCCGGCCTTAGAATTTAG
- a CDS encoding M20 aminoacylase family protein, protein MPILNRAAELQDEVAEWRRHIHARPELLFAVENTAAFVAEKLKEFGVDEIVTGIGRTGVVGLIKGKGEGSRTVGLRADMDALPLTEITGKPWASKTPGKMHACGHDGHTAMLLGAAKYLAETRNFNGNVAVIFQPAEEGGGGGNLMVKDGMMERFAIEEVYGMHNLPGLPVGQFATRKGAIMAATDEFTVTIKGRGGHAAQPHRTIDPIAIGAQIVANLQMIASRSADPLRSVVVSVTKFNAGFAHNVIPNDATFAGTVRTLDPEVRTLAETRFRQIVEGLVSAHGAEADISFHRNYPVTVNHPDETEHAVATASAIAGEGNVNAEIDPMMGGEDFSYMLNARPGAFIFIGNGDSAGLHNPAYDFNDEAIAHGISYWVRLAEQRLGL, encoded by the coding sequence ATGCCGATTTTGAACAGAGCCGCCGAGTTGCAGGACGAGGTCGCCGAATGGCGCCGCCACATCCACGCCCGGCCAGAACTCCTCTTCGCGGTGGAAAATACGGCTGCCTTCGTCGCCGAAAAACTCAAGGAATTCGGCGTCGACGAGATCGTCACCGGCATCGGCCGCACCGGCGTCGTCGGCCTGATCAAGGGCAAGGGCGAAGGCTCCCGCACGGTCGGCCTGCGCGCCGACATGGACGCCCTGCCGCTCACCGAGATCACTGGCAAACCCTGGGCTTCGAAGACGCCGGGCAAGATGCATGCCTGCGGCCATGACGGCCACACCGCCATGCTGCTCGGCGCTGCAAAATACCTCGCCGAAACCCGCAACTTCAACGGCAATGTCGCCGTCATCTTCCAGCCCGCCGAAGAAGGCGGCGGCGGCGGCAATCTGATGGTCAAGGACGGCATGATGGAGCGCTTCGCTATCGAAGAGGTCTACGGCATGCACAATCTGCCGGGCCTGCCGGTCGGCCAGTTCGCCACCCGCAAGGGCGCGATCATGGCGGCGACCGACGAATTCACCGTCACCATCAAGGGCCGCGGCGGCCACGCCGCCCAGCCGCACCGGACGATCGACCCGATCGCCATCGGCGCCCAGATCGTCGCCAACCTGCAGATGATCGCCTCGCGCAGCGCCGATCCGCTGCGCTCGGTCGTCGTCTCGGTGACCAAGTTCAATGCCGGTTTCGCCCATAACGTCATTCCGAACGATGCGACCTTCGCCGGTACGGTTCGCACCCTCGACCCCGAGGTGCGGACGCTCGCCGAGACGCGGTTCCGGCAGATCGTCGAGGGATTGGTCTCTGCCCACGGCGCCGAGGCCGACATCAGCTTCCACCGCAACTATCCCGTCACCGTCAACCACCCCGATGAAACCGAGCATGCGGTCGCCACCGCCAGCGCCATCGCCGGCGAAGGCAACGTCAACGCCGAGATCGATCCGATGATGGGCGGCGAGGATTTCTCCTATATGCTGAACGCCCGCCCCGGCGCCTTCATCTTCATCGGCAACGGCGACAGCGCCGGCCTCCACAACCCGGCCTACGACTTCAACGACGAAGCCATCGCCCACGGCATCTCCTACTGGGTCCGCCTCGCCGAACAGCGCCTCGGCCTCTAG